One part of the Melitaea cinxia chromosome 8, ilMelCinx1.1, whole genome shotgun sequence genome encodes these proteins:
- the LOC123655608 gene encoding uncharacterized protein LOC123655608 produces the protein MSNLLSLSAKNQSKKQNSNRERDRNKSVASESGGSSQCDTPPLIEKDGGPSQGKFAGISAESIQCMADQIGAEINAEAATNLAEDISYKLRQTLSTIALHSEMMKKTCVDSWDVNTALTLSDTSPVVGAIAPHYVTLGEEKLCCEVETLVNITEYSMTTQSYAFATLPTAYVEWITDEKSLSNSNNISSNLQNYYTKISRAILNLNKKPKQLAVEDLSTNTRIGPIFPNLFNLAVLVLNDDNLTALNVPAKTPLKSNVLDMVDALCSNPCSLDTNIQQQFQRLFPVMVSNILGNGSLAEKMVTILTKITRTWPSFTDIGKGILYDYLSQGTKERLTAPMIRCVTALGRQALVECLGDHLEHLDERIHAPRRSHLHTDVRETMLDVSTCLLRSEPTNFLEDFVTTDYTLYEMLGDSILPRRTLFYAKEIGKNEKTATDKSSDEEYPYLPLRPNVRRSKVKLHLRKNINGNIHKEKWFESVKLKKKSIQIRIKNCRSIDVSKKRLEHSRIHNNVTTSRVNGVVVASGLLNRFRYKLSKPTTFPLFGALTL, from the exons TGGTTCAAGTCAATGTGATACTCCACCTCTTATAGAAAAG GATGGAGGTCCGTCTCAAGGCAAGTTTGCTGGGATCAGTGCGGAGTCAATACAATGTATGGCTGACCAAATTGGTGCAGAAATTAATGCTGAGGCTGCAACGAATCTCGCTGAAGATATCAGTTATAAGTTACGACAGACCCTTAGT acAATCGCCTTACATAGTGAAATGATGAAGAAGACCTGTGTTGACAGCTGGGATGTTAATACAGCACTTACTCTCTCAGATACTAGTCCAGTTGTGGGTGCCATTGCACCACATTATGTAACACTAGGAGAAGAAAAGCTTTGTTGTGAAGTT GAGACGCTAGTAAATATAACAGAATACTCAATGACTACACAAAGCTATGCATTCGCAACATTACCGACAGCATATGTTGAGTGGATAACAGATGAGAAAAGTTTAAGTAATAGCAACAATATTAGTAGTAatctacaaaattattatacgaAAATTTCTAGAG CAATACTAAACCTTAATAAAAAGCCGAAGCAGCTAGCAGTAGAAGATCTCTCAACAAATACTCGGATTGGTCCGATATTTCCAAATCTGTTTAACCTGGCTGTCCTGGTACTAAACGATGACAATCTGACAGCTCTAAACGTACCCGCTAAGACACCTTTAAAGAGTAACGTGTTGGATATGGTCGATGCTCTCTGTTCCAATCCTTGCAGCTTGGACACGAATATACAACAGCAG TTTCAAAGGCTATTCCCCGTGATGGTGTCCAATATATTGGGTAATGGATCGTTAGCTGAAAAGATGGTGAcgatattaacaaaaattactCGAACGTGGCCCTCTTTTACAGATATAG GTAAAGGAATACTATACGACTACCTGTCACAAGGGACGAAGGAACGTTTAACAGCTCCAATGATAAGATGTGTGACTGCCCTTGGTCGGCAGGCTCTTGTAGAATGTTTAGGAGATCACTTGGAACATTTGGATGAGCGGATACATGCACCGAGACGAAGCCACTTACACACAGATGTTAGAGAGACTATGCTT gACGTCTCAACATGTCTCCTGCGATCTGAACCAACAAATTTTTTAGAAGATTTCGTAACGACTGATTATACCTTATACGAAATGCTAGGAGATTCTATATTGCCGAGGAGGACTCTGTTTTATGCTAAAG AAATTGGAAAAAACGAAAAGACTGCAACGGATAAATCATCAGATGAAGAATATCCTTACCTTCCTCTACGGCCTAATGTCAGGCGATCGAAAGTCAAACTACACCTTCGTAAAAATATTAACGGAAATATTCACAAAGAAAAATGGTTCGAATCGgtaaaattaaagaagaaaagCATACAAATAAGAATAAAGAACTGTCGGTCCATCGATGTCTCTAAGAAACGTCTAGAACATTCAAGAATACACAATAATGTGACCACGAGCAGAGTAAACGGCGTCGTCGTTGCGAGTGGACTCCTAAATAGATTTAGATATAAATTAAGCAAACCTACCACTTTTCCGTTATTTGGAGCTTTAAcactttaa